A single genomic interval of Kosmotoga arenicorallina S304 harbors:
- a CDS encoding RtcB family protein, translating to MGRYYPKLKSRIWIPIDKIEEEAIEQIRNLSRIPSLFRWIAVMPDVHPGYGMPIGGVVALKNAVIPYAVGMDIGCGVVTVKTNLTAEIVMKYREPILKMFLEKIPVGFRWRGKALSSDLWKKKPAGFVTEKEWKKAQKQLGTLGGGNHFIEIQKDESGEIFLTVHSGSRNLGKQVASHYDRIAKEYCKKRGVNPPPGLSWLPVDSNEGKQYLGEMNFCIEFASENRRLIMETALEVMKYFFPDIEELERLETIHNYASFEEHYGEKVLVHRKGAVKAKGKVIIPGSMGSSTYIAEGLCSPDSFCSCSHGAGRVLGRHEAKRKLSFAEVKRDLDERNVVLITPDKSAVVEEARAAYKDIEEVMEYQKDLVKKVTRLTPIAVIKG from the coding sequence ATGGGCAGATACTACCCGAAACTTAAATCAAGAATATGGATCCCGATTGACAAAATAGAAGAAGAAGCCATAGAGCAAATCAGAAACCTTTCCAGGATCCCATCTCTCTTTAGATGGATAGCTGTAATGCCCGATGTGCATCCGGGTTATGGCATGCCTATTGGAGGAGTTGTTGCATTAAAGAATGCTGTTATTCCCTACGCTGTGGGAATGGACATTGGTTGTGGCGTGGTTACAGTGAAAACTAATTTAACCGCTGAAATAGTGATGAAATACCGGGAGCCGATTTTGAAAATGTTTCTTGAGAAAATCCCCGTGGGTTTCAGATGGAGAGGGAAAGCATTGTCAAGTGATTTATGGAAAAAGAAACCAGCGGGTTTTGTTACTGAAAAAGAGTGGAAAAAAGCCCAGAAGCAGCTTGGAACCTTAGGGGGTGGAAATCATTTTATTGAGATCCAGAAAGATGAATCCGGGGAAATATTCCTAACCGTGCACAGTGGTTCTCGAAATCTTGGGAAACAGGTTGCAAGCCACTACGACAGAATCGCAAAGGAATATTGCAAAAAGCGGGGGGTTAATCCTCCACCGGGTCTTTCATGGTTGCCAGTGGACAGCAATGAAGGCAAACAGTATCTTGGTGAAATGAATTTCTGCATTGAATTCGCAAGTGAAAATCGACGTCTTATCATGGAAACAGCACTGGAAGTCATGAAATATTTCTTTCCAGATATAGAGGAACTTGAAAGACTTGAAACTATCCACAATTATGCGTCCTTTGAAGAGCATTATGGAGAAAAGGTGCTTGTCCACCGCAAAGGCGCTGTTAAAGCCAAAGGAAAAGTTATAATTCCCGGCTCGATGGGGAGCTCCACATATATAGCCGAAGGGCTATGCAGTCCAGATAGTTTCTGCTCCTGTTCTCATGGTGCTGGAAGGGTTTTAGGCAGGCACGAGGCGAAAAGGAAATTGAGCTTTGCTGAGGTCAAGCGCGATCTTGACGAGCGGAATGTTGTGTTGATAACCCCGGATAAAAGCGCAGTTGTAGAAGAAGCCAGAGCGGCTTATAAAGACATTGAAGAAGTCATGGAGTATCAAAAGGACCTTGTAAAAAAGGTTACAAGGCTTACACCAATAGCTGTTATTAAAGGGTAG
- a CDS encoding AAA family ATPase translates to MLFDTRPKTKLEDLFDRIDERKAFEDALYNYPLVIVTGLRRVGKSSLIKAMLNELQEISIFLDGRSLYSSSGGNITHFHLISQIESELARVSLKYKIVKFLKELRGVSIKGNSITLIRKELDLSSLMERLNEFAAKNGKNIILYIDEAQYLKYYGSRGGKDLLTLLAFIYDNLHNTKLVITGSEIGLLHDFLKLSDYESPLYGRAYSEICIEPFKRKTSIEFLKKGFAQINLPVSFDIEEVVNILDGIPGYLVLFGVKYREFLDVKEAIEKVFNYLSGMISSELKELEKRSPRYLKILKHIAAGVDSWAGLKRLLIASGDIVGDSRLYEALNILQQTSWIKKADGKYNIVDPVLKRVINGISE, encoded by the coding sequence ATGCTTTTTGATACAAGGCCAAAAACCAAATTGGAAGATCTCTTTGATAGGATTGATGAAAGAAAAGCTTTTGAAGATGCTTTGTATAACTATCCGCTTGTTATTGTAACCGGGCTGCGAAGGGTAGGAAAGTCCTCATTGATCAAAGCCATGTTGAATGAGCTCCAGGAAATCTCCATCTTTTTGGACGGAAGAAGCCTTTATTCCTCTTCGGGAGGGAATATCACCCATTTCCATCTCATAAGCCAAATCGAAAGCGAACTTGCCCGGGTATCTTTGAAGTATAAGATAGTCAAATTCCTTAAAGAGTTGCGGGGAGTAAGTATCAAAGGAAATAGCATTACTCTCATCAGGAAAGAATTAGACCTTTCATCGCTAATGGAAAGACTCAATGAATTTGCTGCTAAGAACGGAAAAAATATCATCCTGTATATTGATGAAGCCCAGTATTTGAAATATTATGGTTCAAGAGGGGGAAAAGACCTTCTTACATTGCTTGCGTTTATTTACGATAATTTGCACAATACAAAGCTAGTCATAACAGGATCTGAAATAGGGTTACTGCACGATTTTCTGAAGCTTTCAGATTACGAATCCCCTCTTTATGGCAGAGCTTATTCAGAGATATGCATTGAACCATTCAAAAGAAAAACTTCTATAGAATTCTTAAAAAAAGGCTTTGCACAAATAAATTTACCAGTTTCATTTGACATCGAAGAAGTTGTTAATATTCTTGATGGAATACCGGGATATTTAGTTCTTTTCGGAGTAAAATACCGCGAATTTTTAGATGTAAAGGAAGCAATTGAAAAAGTATTCAATTATCTTTCAGGAATGATTTCAAGCGAACTTAAAGAGCTTGAAAAGAGAAGTCCTCGTTATTTGAAAATTCTAAAGCACATCGCTGCGGGAGTCGATTCCTGGGCAGGTCTCAAAAGGCTCTTAATAGCCTCTGGGGATATAGTTGGTGACTCAAGATTATATGAAGCCTTGAATATCCTTCAGCAGACATCATGGATAAAAAAAGCTGATGGGAAATACAACATCGTTGACCCTGTTCTAAAAAGAGTAATAAACGGAATCTCTGAATAG
- a CDS encoding flavodoxin family protein: MKAAVINGSPGMEKGNTAFVLEPFLEGMKDAGCEVELFYASALNIKPCSCSIMYCWYKNPGECIIKDDMVKLYPALRGADILVLATPVYIPLPGEMQNLINRLCPLLDPVLKFQEARTRAKFRENVNITKIALVSTSGWWELGNFDVVVHIVEELAKNANVKFAGAVLRPHVHFLRHKATPNADRKEILEALKKAGSELVSEDKMHKKTLELISHPLISKEKILQIYNS, translated from the coding sequence TTGAAAGCCGCAGTTATAAATGGAAGTCCGGGAATGGAAAAGGGGAACACCGCTTTTGTCTTAGAACCTTTTCTCGAAGGAATGAAAGATGCAGGATGTGAAGTTGAGTTATTCTATGCGAGTGCGCTTAATATAAAGCCGTGTAGCTGCAGCATCATGTACTGCTGGTATAAAAATCCGGGTGAGTGCATCATAAAAGACGATATGGTAAAACTTTATCCAGCCCTAAGGGGAGCAGATATTCTTGTTCTCGCTACGCCTGTTTATATTCCGCTGCCGGGAGAGATGCAGAATTTAATCAACAGGCTCTGCCCTTTATTAGATCCGGTGCTGAAATTTCAAGAGGCCCGAACAAGAGCGAAGTTTCGCGAGAATGTGAATATCACAAAAATCGCACTGGTATCAACATCTGGATGGTGGGAACTCGGAAATTTCGATGTGGTAGTCCATATTGTTGAAGAACTTGCAAAAAATGCAAATGTAAAGTTCGCAGGTGCTGTTTTGAGACCTCACGTTCATTTTTTGAGGCACAAAGCCACACCCAATGCTGATAGGAAAGAGATTCTTGAAGCTCTAAAAAAGGCAGGATCTGAGCTCGTAAGTGAAGACAAAATGCATAAAAAAACTCTTGAATTAATAAGCCACCCCCTCATCTCTAAAGAGAAGATATTGCAAATTTACAATAGCTGA
- a CDS encoding ROK family transcriptional regulator — MSSRPEDLRVRNTSKIVKTLIINPNLSRVELARILNLTKTTVSSIINKLISLGIVEEIEKDNSGSIGKSPVPLKIRSDAASVIGIGLERKDTSGVLLNPDGKVLESIIVHESNRKKEAAAKNLLKVIEIMLSKAREHGIEPNAIGIGAPGPIDEKVGVIYSPSGLPDWENFNVVQIAQETFKKKTYLINDADGGALAERFFGNGKELNSFVDIFFDEGIGCGIVLNGEIYRGAFGYSGEFDYLAFLGKVIGKGEEYFSLEKVLSELRIFLGKNQHQLGSVDIKEYLENSENMEAKKRFEEIYTELGRIASIISNLIGPEAVIVSGRMIELGDLFMKPFKNVFFKLQFGREKKVRLIKGAFPQNITYAIGAATNALLNHVIEKSIT; from the coding sequence ATGTCTTCAAGACCTGAGGATCTTAGGGTAAGAAACACTTCAAAAATAGTCAAAACTTTGATAATAAATCCAAACTTATCAAGGGTTGAGCTTGCAAGAATTTTAAACCTAACAAAAACAACCGTATCCTCGATAATTAACAAGTTGATTTCTCTTGGAATTGTTGAAGAGATCGAAAAAGATAATAGCGGGAGCATAGGAAAGTCTCCTGTTCCTTTGAAGATCAGAAGCGATGCTGCTTCTGTTATTGGAATTGGCCTCGAAAGAAAGGATACATCAGGTGTTCTTCTGAACCCAGACGGCAAAGTTCTTGAAAGCATTATTGTTCATGAATCCAACCGTAAAAAGGAAGCTGCAGCTAAAAACCTATTGAAAGTTATCGAAATCATGTTATCTAAGGCGCGTGAACATGGCATTGAGCCAAATGCAATTGGTATTGGTGCTCCCGGGCCTATTGATGAAAAAGTCGGTGTTATATATTCACCAAGCGGATTACCAGATTGGGAAAATTTCAATGTTGTCCAAATAGCTCAAGAAACCTTCAAAAAGAAAACTTACCTGATAAATGACGCAGATGGTGGCGCTTTAGCTGAACGCTTTTTTGGAAATGGCAAGGAGCTTAATTCTTTTGTAGATATTTTCTTCGATGAAGGAATAGGCTGTGGAATTGTACTCAATGGAGAAATTTACAGAGGGGCTTTTGGCTATTCAGGAGAGTTTGACTATCTGGCTTTCCTCGGAAAAGTTATTGGAAAAGGAGAAGAGTACTTTAGTCTGGAAAAAGTGTTATCTGAACTCCGTATATTCCTGGGAAAAAATCAGCATCAGCTTGGAAGTGTCGACATAAAAGAATATCTTGAGAACAGTGAAAACATGGAAGCTAAAAAGAGATTTGAAGAAATTTATACCGAATTAGGTCGAATTGCTTCAATAATCTCAAATCTCATTGGACCAGAAGCAGTTATCGTAAGTGGAAGGATGATCGAATTGGGAGATTTATTCATGAAGCCCTTTAAAAATGTATTCTTCAAACTCCAGTTTGGACGCGAGAAGAAAGTACGGTTAATAAAAGGGGCTTTCCCACAAAATATTACATATGCAATAGGTGCTGCTACCAATGCTTTACTTAACCATGTTATCGAAAAATCGATAACATAA
- a CDS encoding ABC transporter substrate-binding protein: MKKARFFLLILLVFLVGITAFSKVVTLNFIEVLTSPGRTKVLKDIIADFEATHPGIKVNLISPPYEQADQKATLMLNTRQPLDIVEVRDYTIKQYVNNGRLENLEPYIANWADAKTLSVVANKAARTVNDTAYIVPQFFFIKGLFVRTDILKKLGVNYIPKTMSELVELCIAITDPSKNQYGFGFRGKSWEFKFSDLIATSFLSDINPSNIYKTKDGKIYFSDPRAVEGLRMYKRLFDEATPKDAINWGFNEQVNAFVSGITPFLIQDPDTVALVDNMLGREHYTVVPVPVGPSGKAYLDYGFTGLGIPSYSKHKKEAWEFIKYISSPEVNAKLCKEYGPLPIHTSTFEDDPYFSTGVYSAWGYMINHPEKYIFASYPLNSPKWPGWAEVHQQYMQAFLLGKISLEETVEKWTEYWAE, from the coding sequence ATGAAGAAGGCAAGGTTTTTTCTGTTGATTTTGCTTGTGTTTCTCGTGGGGATTACTGCGTTTTCTAAAGTCGTTACACTGAATTTCATCGAAGTTCTCACAAGTCCGGGGCGAACCAAGGTACTGAAAGATATTATTGCAGATTTTGAAGCAACACACCCCGGAATTAAAGTGAATCTCATTTCGCCACCTTATGAACAAGCAGACCAAAAAGCAACGCTTATGCTCAATACAAGACAGCCACTGGATATTGTTGAAGTCAGGGATTATACGATAAAGCAGTATGTAAACAACGGAAGACTTGAAAACTTGGAACCATATATCGCAAACTGGGCTGATGCAAAGACACTTTCAGTTGTTGCTAACAAAGCGGCAAGAACCGTAAACGATACTGCTTATATAGTTCCACAGTTCTTTTTCATCAAAGGTTTGTTTGTTAGGACTGATATCCTGAAGAAATTGGGAGTGAATTACATTCCCAAAACTATGAGCGAATTGGTTGAACTTTGTATCGCCATTACTGACCCTTCAAAGAATCAGTATGGATTTGGATTTAGAGGAAAATCCTGGGAATTCAAATTCTCTGACCTCATTGCCACATCGTTCCTTAGTGATATCAATCCCTCGAATATTTATAAGACAAAAGATGGAAAGATATATTTCTCAGACCCTCGGGCAGTTGAAGGTCTTAGAATGTACAAAAGGCTTTTCGATGAAGCTACCCCTAAAGATGCCATAAACTGGGGATTCAACGAACAGGTCAATGCCTTTGTCTCGGGCATAACGCCTTTCCTGATTCAAGATCCTGATACCGTTGCATTGGTCGACAATATGTTGGGCCGCGAACATTATACAGTCGTTCCAGTTCCCGTCGGACCCTCTGGAAAGGCCTATCTCGATTATGGGTTTACCGGACTGGGAATACCATCATATTCAAAGCACAAGAAAGAAGCCTGGGAATTCATAAAATACATTTCCAGCCCAGAAGTTAACGCAAAGCTTTGTAAAGAATATGGCCCTCTTCCAATTCACACTTCAACCTTTGAGGACGATCCGTATTTCAGCACGGGTGTGTATTCTGCATGGGGATACATGATAAATCATCCCGAAAAATACATATTCGCTTCCTATCCCTTGAATTCCCCCAAGTGGCCCGGTTGGGCTGAGGTTCATCAGCAATATATGCAAGCCTTCTTGTTAGGAAAAATCTCTCTTGAAGAAACTGTCGAAAAATGGACTGAATATTGGGCAGAATGA
- a CDS encoding carbohydrate ABC transporter permease, with the protein MRNSQRKLFIMIIPAFVLLILFVYFPIVKGGVVAFQNYNLFDLTNVHFIGLDNFKAVITDRNFNFWRICLNTVLWIFVSLFFQFVLGFGLALLMRKPFKGRGIYSALVFYPWAVSGFAIGLVWAWMFNGQFGMINDLLMRLGIINNNIGFLSDPKFAMMSVIIANVWYGVPFFAIMLLAALQSVPKELYEAAEIDGATKLRQLFDVTIPYIKPTIISTTLLRTMWIMNFPEIIYGMTGGGPANSTNILATLMINKIYKFYDYGQGAAIGFIIMSVLFVYAFFYLRLTSSKEVVL; encoded by the coding sequence ATGCGTAATTCACAACGTAAATTATTCATAATGATAATCCCGGCGTTTGTGCTGCTAATTCTGTTTGTCTATTTCCCCATAGTAAAAGGAGGGGTTGTGGCTTTCCAGAATTACAACCTCTTCGATCTAACAAATGTGCATTTTATAGGATTGGATAACTTCAAAGCTGTTATTACGGATAGGAACTTCAATTTTTGGAGAATATGCCTTAATACGGTTTTGTGGATTTTTGTGTCGTTGTTCTTCCAATTTGTGCTTGGCTTTGGACTTGCACTTCTTATGAGAAAACCCTTCAAAGGGAGAGGAATTTATTCTGCGCTGGTTTTTTACCCGTGGGCAGTATCCGGTTTTGCCATCGGTCTTGTATGGGCTTGGATGTTCAATGGTCAGTTTGGCATGATAAACGATCTGCTTATGAGATTGGGGATAATAAATAACAACATTGGCTTTTTGTCAGATCCCAAATTTGCCATGATGTCGGTAATCATAGCGAATGTATGGTATGGCGTGCCTTTCTTTGCCATAATGCTTCTTGCAGCATTGCAATCAGTTCCAAAAGAATTGTATGAAGCTGCTGAAATCGATGGAGCAACAAAATTAAGGCAACTTTTTGATGTCACTATCCCATACATAAAGCCAACAATAATCAGCACAACTCTTTTAAGAACCATGTGGATCATGAATTTCCCGGAGATAATATATGGTATGACCGGTGGCGGACCCGCAAATTCCACAAATATACTGGCAACTCTTATGATAAACAAGATCTACAAATTTTACGATTATGGCCAAGGGGCAGCTATTGGATTTATAATCATGTCTGTTTTGTTTGTTTACGCATTCTTCTACCTGCGGCTTACTTCCAGCAAAGAGGTGGTATTATGA
- a CDS encoding carbohydrate ABC transporter permease, producing the protein MTSFKKILKIIALALYLIAALLPFYWITITSLKDSKEIYSFPLKYWPSKISFNSYKQLFSFANFGIYFRNSAIVSLIAAFAAMIISMFSGYALSRLKMKRFKNRILLALYFTQMIPGFIIMAPLFTMLSQFQMTDKLSTLTILYITMVIAFSTIMAKSFFDRIPISLEEASMIDGCNIVQSLFKIVFPLTLPGLAAIFSFAFVNIWNELFLATMFIFSDDKMTIPVALNSFISKAGISWDIMSAGLVVSLLPTMIIFAFAQKYIIAGLTEGAVKG; encoded by the coding sequence ATGACAAGCTTCAAGAAGATCCTAAAAATTATAGCACTTGCGTTATACTTAATTGCTGCTTTATTGCCATTTTACTGGATAACAATTACTTCATTAAAGGATTCCAAGGAAATCTATTCCTTTCCTTTGAAGTACTGGCCTTCCAAAATCAGTTTTAACAGCTACAAACAGTTGTTTAGTTTTGCCAACTTCGGAATCTATTTCAGGAACAGTGCCATAGTCTCTCTTATAGCTGCTTTTGCGGCGATGATAATATCAATGTTTAGCGGATATGCTTTATCAAGATTGAAAATGAAAAGGTTCAAAAATAGAATTCTCCTGGCGCTTTACTTCACACAGATGATCCCCGGATTTATAATCATGGCTCCGTTATTTACAATGCTGTCGCAATTTCAAATGACCGATAAATTATCCACACTTACCATTTTGTATATAACCATGGTAATCGCTTTTAGCACTATCATGGCAAAAAGTTTTTTTGATAGGATTCCTATTAGTTTGGAAGAAGCATCTATGATAGATGGGTGTAACATAGTTCAGTCTCTTTTCAAGATTGTCTTTCCCCTTACGTTGCCCGGGCTGGCAGCCATTTTTAGCTTTGCATTTGTAAATATCTGGAATGAATTATTTTTAGCCACTATGTTCATTTTTTCAGATGATAAAATGACGATACCTGTGGCTTTGAATTCTTTCATTTCAAAGGCTGGAATAAGCTGGGATATAATGAGCGCAGGACTTGTAGTTTCTCTACTCCCCACAATGATAATCTTCGCCTTTGCGCAAAAATATATAATAGCAGGTTTGACAGAAGGCGCAGTCAAAGGCTGA
- the aar gene encoding bifunctional L-alanine/L-glutamate racemase — protein sequence MDRKNASKILHHLDEENLPFGAVTPPIFQTSIFTFKDFDSFSEAISNEVNSYLYTRGNNPTVNILEKKLAALEHGEKAKLLGSGVAAISSSILAFVKSHDHIVCVKDCYSWTKTLLEKYLRRFEIDHTFVEGTDVEEIKAAIRPNTKIIYLESPTTFTFKLQNLREIARLAKEKGIKTIIDNTWSTPIFQNPIDFGIDLVVHSASKYFGGHSDLVAGVVIGSEEDVNLIFETEFLNIGAVPDPFLAWLILRGLRTLQVRMERHYENAMKVASFLENHEKVKRVIYPLLKSHPQYKLAAEQMSGGSGLFSIELKTSDIEKIKIFTNSLRLFKKAVSWGGYESLVFPYAVVHPDSSDPNFSLVRLHIGLESSELLIEDLSQALSKI from the coding sequence ATGGATCGAAAAAATGCATCAAAGATACTGCATCATTTAGATGAAGAGAATCTACCCTTTGGAGCAGTTACTCCCCCTATATTTCAAACATCTATCTTCACTTTTAAGGATTTTGACAGCTTCTCAGAAGCCATAAGCAATGAAGTAAATAGCTATTTATACACCAGGGGAAATAACCCCACGGTAAACATTCTAGAGAAAAAATTGGCCGCTTTGGAACATGGTGAAAAAGCAAAACTTCTTGGATCAGGTGTAGCAGCAATCTCTTCAAGTATACTTGCCTTTGTTAAAAGTCATGATCATATTGTTTGTGTTAAAGACTGTTATAGCTGGACAAAAACACTCCTTGAAAAGTATCTAAGGAGATTTGAAATAGATCACACCTTTGTGGAGGGAACCGATGTTGAAGAAATCAAGGCAGCAATTAGGCCTAATACAAAAATCATCTACCTTGAAAGTCCCACTACTTTTACATTCAAACTCCAAAACTTACGGGAGATAGCTCGCCTTGCTAAAGAAAAAGGCATAAAAACTATTATTGACAACACCTGGTCTACACCCATTTTTCAGAACCCAATAGATTTCGGAATAGATTTGGTGGTACATTCCGCGTCAAAATATTTTGGGGGGCATAGCGATCTCGTTGCTGGAGTTGTGATTGGGTCTGAAGAAGATGTAAATCTTATCTTCGAAACGGAGTTCCTCAATATCGGAGCCGTTCCTGATCCTTTTCTTGCTTGGCTGATATTAAGAGGTTTGAGAACACTTCAAGTGAGAATGGAAAGGCATTATGAAAATGCAATGAAAGTGGCTTCCTTTCTGGAAAACCATGAAAAGGTGAAACGGGTTATATACCCACTTCTAAAATCGCACCCTCAGTACAAACTGGCTGCTGAACAAATGAGTGGTGGTTCCGGTTTGTTTTCCATAGAACTAAAAACAAGCGACATTGAAAAGATAAAGATTTTTACAAACAGCCTCCGACTATTTAAAAAGGCTGTAAGTTGGGGTGGCTATGAAAGTTTAGTTTTCCCTTATGCAGTTGTTCACCCGGATTCATCTGACCCGAATTTCTCTCTTGTAAGGCTTCACATTGGCCTGGAAAGCAGCGAGTTGCTGATTGAAGATTTGTCGCAAGCTTTGAGTAAAATATAA
- a CDS encoding MBL fold metallo-hydrolase — protein MGVIIRIKSGITNLYLVKGKEGYLLIDAGYKFRVLEKWLKALNIGWEEIKFIFITHHHYDHTLALSTVQQHTNAILIFHHKERAALKTGFSTHKTTPLNFRTRVLMTLRGYSNSKPVAINDNDIVINEDTEMLRDFGIHGKILRTPGHTQGSISLLLDNGMAFVGDAAMNFFPLLGLKKRPLIAEDYEAVFKSWEKLLNAGAKKIYPSHGEPFSASELEKALQLFSKKEA, from the coding sequence GTGGGGGTTATTATAAGAATAAAATCAGGCATAACCAATCTTTACCTTGTCAAAGGTAAAGAAGGTTATCTACTCATAGATGCTGGTTATAAGTTCAGAGTGCTCGAGAAATGGCTTAAAGCGTTGAATATCGGCTGGGAAGAGATCAAATTCATTTTTATAACTCACCATCACTATGACCACACGCTTGCTCTTAGTACCGTGCAACAGCACACAAATGCGATATTAATCTTTCACCACAAAGAACGTGCAGCATTGAAAACTGGCTTTTCTACGCATAAAACCACCCCGTTAAATTTCAGAACCAGGGTTTTGATGACCCTGAGAGGCTATTCGAACTCAAAACCAGTAGCCATTAACGATAATGACATTGTAATCAATGAGGACACGGAAATGCTAAGGGATTTTGGAATACATGGGAAAATTCTACGTACACCAGGGCATACACAGGGATCGATTTCTCTATTGCTCGACAATGGAATGGCATTCGTTGGAGATGCTGCGATGAATTTCTTTCCACTTTTAGGCCTTAAAAAAAGGCCTTTGATCGCTGAAGATTACGAAGCAGTATTTAAGAGCTGGGAAAAGCTTTTAAATGCTGGAGCCAAAAAGATTTATCCTTCACATGGCGAACCTTTTTCTGCCTCTGAACTGGAAAAAGCCCTTCAATTATTCTCCAAAAAAGAAGCATAG
- a CDS encoding GNAT family N-acetyltransferase encodes MERITISFGIKEEERDLVSEILYEAFSEKLKPVFGSKKKSLRIFSRYLNAPKILVAREKGKIVGVAGLKYDNVNWLNLNLFDAIREFGFLIFRVGIIGFPLVATRLKGDLLLDVLAVSPEARGRGIGTKMLQFLLSFGKERNLKKVRLYVIRTNEGAKRLYERMGFTIVKLHKIPRPWRNVFHFDGYFEMERSLNSD; translated from the coding sequence ATGGAGCGAATAACTATTTCTTTTGGAATCAAAGAAGAAGAAAGGGATTTGGTATCTGAAATCCTATACGAAGCTTTTTCAGAAAAGCTTAAACCTGTTTTTGGTTCGAAAAAGAAAAGCCTCAGGATATTTTCAAGATATCTCAATGCTCCTAAAATTCTTGTTGCACGGGAGAAGGGTAAAATTGTTGGTGTGGCGGGTCTGAAATATGATAATGTCAACTGGCTAAATCTAAATCTCTTTGATGCCATCCGGGAATTCGGATTTTTGATATTCAGGGTAGGAATTATTGGCTTTCCTCTTGTGGCAACAAGATTAAAGGGTGATCTTCTTCTGGACGTGCTAGCGGTTTCGCCAGAAGCAAGGGGCAGAGGCATTGGCACCAAAATGCTTCAGTTTTTGCTTTCTTTTGGCAAGGAAAGGAACCTCAAAAAGGTCAGGCTGTATGTAATCCGTACCAATGAAGGCGCAAAAAGGCTTTACGAGAGAATGGGGTTTACAATTGTTAAGCTTCACAAAATACCCCGTCCGTGGAGAAATGTCTTCCACTTCGATGGATATTTTGAAATGGAGAGAAGCCTGAATTCTGATTAA
- a CDS encoding redox-sensing transcriptional repressor Rex, whose protein sequence is MFPKATLERLKLYHTLLQEEKNEYISSDEIARKLSIKPEQVRKDITYLDYSGKPKVGYHVSSLLDTLDELFGTKVTDNIIIVGAGHLGKALANYDGFENYGISVVAIFDNNPEKLGTYVGELVVLPLDDLGRVIRRFNVKIGTICVPGESAQKIADLLIKKGIKAIWNFAPVILEVPEGILVENEDIARSALTLKHLLDRTPTEKI, encoded by the coding sequence ATGTTTCCGAAGGCAACTCTTGAAAGATTGAAATTATACCACACGCTGTTGCAAGAGGAAAAGAATGAATACATTTCCTCCGACGAAATTGCCAGAAAGCTCTCGATAAAGCCTGAACAGGTCAGGAAAGATATCACCTATCTTGATTATTCAGGCAAGCCCAAGGTAGGCTATCATGTTTCGTCGCTGCTTGATACTCTGGATGAACTTTTCGGAACCAAAGTAACCGACAACATAATCATCGTTGGAGCAGGACACCTTGGTAAAGCTCTGGCAAATTACGATGGGTTTGAGAATTACGGTATCAGCGTAGTGGCAATCTTTGACAACAACCCCGAAAAACTTGGAACATATGTCGGTGAGCTGGTAGTTCTTCCGTTAGATGACCTTGGTAGAGTGATCAGAAGGTTTAATGTAAAAATCGGGACGATATGCGTTCCCGGAGAATCAGCCCAAAAAATAGCAGACTTGCTCATAAAAAAGGGTATAAAAGCCATCTGGAATTTTGCCCCGGTGATACTCGAGGTACCCGAGGGAATTCTCGTGGAAAACGAAGACATCGCCAGAAGCGCACTAACCCTTAAACACCTTTTGGATAGGACCCCGACCGAAAAAATCTAG